The sequence TCGTTGCTGGAAAGAAGACGGTTGTAGACGTAGAGCAGGGTGTCCTCGTGCCCCTTGGCCATGAGGGGGCCGGAATACTGCTGGAAACGCATGACGAAGTGAATCCACTCGCGCCGGGACTCCTCGTCCAGCCGGTCGTCGTAGCGCAGCAGCAGGAACCGCTCCAGGAAGTCGAATTCGTGCCGCAGGTCCGGCTTGGCCCGCCGGGCCGAGTTGATGGCCTGGCGGATGTAGGTCATGTCCGCCGGACGGAATACCTCGCCGGAGGCGTAGGTGCGGTAGACGGGGAAACGGCACAGCACCTCGGCGATGGCCTCGCGGGTGGCGTTCATGGTGATGTCGAAGCCGCGCAGATCGCGCGAGGCCACGGCGTTGACGTGACGAGCCAGGTTGTCCACGTCGCCGGTCATGTGTCGGCGGACGATGACCCGCTTCTTGTCCACGGCCAGATCGTCCAGGGACTGTTTCAGCCCGGTGAACTCGCGGTAGAAGGACTCGAATGGCTCCTCGCCGCCGGGGTCGGTCAACAGGCCACAGGCGGCGTTCATGAATTCGTACCCGGTTGACCCCTGGATGGGCCAGAAGCCGGGCAGGTGCTCGTCCTCCCCGCCCTCGCGGCAGAGAATTTTCTCCACGTAAAGCAGGGCGTTTGGAGCGCGCTCCCGCAGACGGCGCAGGTAGCCGGTGGGGTCGTACAGCCCGTCCACGTGGTCGATGCGCAACCCGTCGAATTCCCCCTCGGCCGTCTTTTCCAGCACCATCTCGTGCGTGTGATCAAAGACGTCCACGTCCTCCACCCGCAGGCAGATGAGATCGTTGATTGAAAAGAAGCGGCGGTAGTTCAGTTCCTCGGAAGCCACCTTCCAGAAAGAGAGGCGGAAATGTTGCTTGGCCAGCAGTTCCGCCAGCAGGTCGTAGGGGCGTTCCTCGTCGCGCGGCTTTTCGCCGTTGATGATGGCCAAGTTGTCGTTGACGTGACGGCCAACAGGCTTGGAAGGCTTGGCCATCTCGAAGAGCAGCCGTTTGATGAAGGAAATCTGCTCGTAATACTCCTCCTCGATTTCCGCCGCGCCAAGGGAGCGCACGGAGTAGATGAGCCCCAGCAGCTTGACGTATTCCGGGTGATCTTCGCCCAGCCTGCGCTTCAGCTCCCGCAGGTTCAGGGAGAGGATGTCTGCGTAGGAGTCCAGGGAGAGGGGGAGCCGAAGTTCGTAGTAGCGAACATAGAATCCATCCTCGTCCAGGCCGATGGTGATCTCGCCGTTCTCCAGGGTGTGGGCGAAGAGGTCACCCAGAAAGGGGGCCAGCATCCGTCCGCGCAGGCTTTCTATGGGGTGGTTCCAGTCGATGTCGAAGAAATTGAAGTAGCGGGAGCGGGAACCGTTCTCCAGCAGGTCCACCAGGGTGCGGTTGCCGCCGAAAACGGCCCGGTGGTTGGGCACGATGTCCTGAATCCAGCCCAGTTTGCGGCGCTTGCGGGCGCGGGTTAGTTCGGCAAGCGCCTCTTCGCCGCCAAGCTCGGGGTTGATGGCGTTGTGGTCGCAGACGTCGTAGCCGTGGTCCGACCCCGGACGGGCCTGGAAGATGGGCGAGGCGTAGATGTGGGACACGCCGAGGCGGCTCAGGTAGCCAAGTATCTTCCGGCATTCGTCGAAGCCGAAGGTTGGAGTGAACTGGATGCGGTAGGTGGCCGTGGGGATCATGGCAATCTCACTTTCAGCATTTCACCGAGCCGGGCGAAGACCTCCGCCCGCTCGGCCCGGCCGGTTCCGCCGGGGAAGGGCGCGTTGGACCGGGCCAGATCAAAGAAGACGTTTTCGGCGCGTCCGAGATTGAGATGCAGGGGCAGGTCCGCGAGGGCTTCCATGACGTTCCGCACGGCCGTGGCGGTCTCCATCCAGGCTTGCGGGTCCTGTTCTTCGCTCAGGCGCTCCATGGTGCGGTTGATCCACCCCGCGGCCACATACTGCAGGGTTTCGGTCTCCACCGCCAAGTCCAGGCGGTTGCGCTCTTCAATGAGCCCGCGCAAGCGATCCACGTCCATCTCGCTGTCCTCGAACAGGCGAAGCATATCGGCATTGACCACGTGTTTGGCCGCGTCCATGAGCTTGGAATCCACCGGCATGTCCAGCCAGTGCAGGAAGTTGAGGAGCGCGTAGTTGGCGTCGTGCACAGAGCGGTACGACTGTTCCGCCTCGTCCAGGGTGGGCTGAATGATGCGGCCCACGACTTTTCGCTGCTCATCGCGGAAGAGGTGGCGTACGGAGTAGGTCTGTTTGCCGAAGTGGCGGTCCAGCGTGCGGATGGCCTCGGCCATGTCGCCCATCTCGAAGGCTTGGCTTAACTCCTTGGCCATTGCCTTGAAGGCGGATTCGTCGAGTTCCGAGCTGACGCCGCAGGTAACGTTGTGGTCGCCGGTGGTGAGCACGGCGAAGCGGAAGAATTCGTTCTCCGTGGTGACGGTGGAGGAGATACGCGCCTCGCCCCAGGCGACGTTGGAGCGGCCGGCGGGCAGCCGGTGGAAGTGTACGGAGCGCGCCTGGTAGCATGCGAAATCCGCGTGCTCCGCCTCCTCGGCGAAGAGGGCGGACATGGCGTAATGGGCACAGACACGGTGCATGTCCACCTGGGCCGGTTTGGCCAGTTTGGAGTAGATTTCCGCGCCGTTGGAGAAGACATTGGACGGTGCTCGGGAGAGCCGTCCAACGTACTTCTTGCTCAAATCCTTGGCTCCCAGCTCCTGGGCAAGCTGGATGGCCCTCACTGCGTACTGGATGACCTGCACCGTTTCGATGCCGGATATCTCGTCGAAGAACCAGCCGCAGCTTGTGAAGATGAGCTGGGCGTACCGCTCAAGCTCCAACAGCTTGAGAACCCGCACCCGCTCCACGCCGTACACTTCCCTGGTGCAGTGGTGCGAGAGGAAGGAGTCGAGGTTTTCCGGCGAGCGATCCAGCAGGACGTGGATGTAATCGTCCCGGGCCTTCCACGGGTCGCGCAGCAGTTGCGGCCCCTGTTCCTCGTAAATGGACGCGGCTTCCCCGGCCAACCAGTTCATGGCGTTGCGCAGGGGCTTGCGCCATTTCTGGTGCCAGTCGCCGTGCATGCCGGAGTTGCAGCCGCAGTCGGACTTCCAGCGCTCCACCCCATGCACGCAACTCCAGGAGGAATTCTCGAAGATTTTAATTTCATACTGCGGAGGATGCTCTTCAAGGTACTGTCCGTAATTGATGAGCCCCACTTCCGGGTCCTCCTCGATGAGGCGGAGGGCATAGGAAAGCGCCATTTCCCCGTGGCGGTGGTGGTGGCCGTAGGTCTCGCCGTCGGTGGCGATGTGGACCAGCTGGGGCCACTCCCTGCCGTTTTCGGTGAAGGCTCCCATGAGCCGATTGCGGAAGGTCTCTCCCGAGGTAAGCAGCCCCTCGAAAGCCAACTCCCGCGAGATGGGGCCGTCGTAGACGAAGAGGGCGATTTCCCGGCCGGAGGGCAGTTTGCAGACATACGGAGTGGTAGGGTCAGCCTGGTCTCCGGAAACGTCGTGAAACTCAGAGTCTGAACCCAGCCTGCGTACCCCGGAGACCTGGTTGGGGGCCAGAATGGTGAACTTGACGCCGAACTCGGCCAGGATGTCCAGGCTTTCCAGGTCCACGGCCGTTTCCGGCAGCCACATGCCTTCCGGGTCGCGTCCGAAGCGGCGGCGGAAGTCCTCCATGCCCCAATGGACCTGGGTGCGGCGGTCGCGCTCTCCGGCCAGGGGCATGATCATGTGGTTGTACACCTGGGCCATGGCCGAGCCGTGGCCCCCGAAACGGTCACGGGAGCGCACGTCCGCTTCCACGATGGCCTCCAGCGTCTCGGGGGCCTTTCGCTCCATCCAGGCCAGCAGGGTGGGCCCGACGTTAAAGCTCATCTTTTCGAAATTGTTAACGATCTCCTTGATGCGGTGCTCGTCGTCAAGGATGCGGGAGACGGTGTTGGGACGGTAGCACTCCGCGGTGATGCGCTCGTTCCAGTCGTGGAATGGGCGGGCGGAATCCTGCAACTCCACCTCCTCCAGCCAGGGGTTCTCGCGCGGGGGCTGGTAGAAGTGGCCGTGAATGCAAATGTACCTGTTCATGTTTGTTCCTCGTGAATGCGGGCGCTGTAAGGTGGCAGCAAGCCGGGTTCGCCTCCGGTGCCACCGAAGTCGTCGTTGGATGAATCAAGCAGAACCCGGCAACCGGGCAGGAAGGCGTCCGGGTCCGCCGAGGCTGGCTTGTCCGAGAAATTGAAGAGGCAGAGCAGGCGTTCGCCCGGCCGTCCCCGGCGCATGGCCAGCAGGCCCTCCCGCTCGAAGCACCAGAAGCGGCAGTGCTCCTTGTCCGGACGTCGCAGCGCCTGATGGGTCCGCCGCAGCTCCAGCAGACGGGAGTACCAGGCGAACATGGCCGCGTGGCGACCCGTAAGCCGCTTCTCCGGGGCGATGCGGGAGGCGGCCAGTGTTTCCGGGGCCGCCGGATCGGGCGGCTCCTTGTCCTTGAAGAAGTCGGCGAACTCTTCGGCCCGTCCTTCCCGCACCGCGTCCAGAAGCCACTTGTCACCATGGTCGATGAAGTAGAGGAAAGGAGCGTCCTCGCCGAACTCCTCGCCCATGAAGAGCAGGGGCACGGCCGGGGCGGTGAGCAGGGCGGCCGCGGCCAGTTTGCAGGCCTCGAAGGAGACCAGCGAGGGCAGCCGTTCCCCCAGGGCGCGATTGCCCACCTGGTCGTGGTTCTGGATGCAGAAAACGAAGCTCTCACCTGGCAGGTGCCCGCACGGCTCGCCGTGCGCGCGCCGGCGGAACGGGGAGTACTCGCCCTGGTAGGCCCAGCCGTCCTCCATGGCGCGGGCCACCTGCTCCAAGGCGCCATAGTCAATGTAGTAGCCACCGCGTTCGCCCGTGAGCAGGGAGTGGACGGCGTGGTGGAAGTCGTCGGCCCACATGGCTTGCATGCCCATGCCGCCTGAATCGCGCGGCCGAACCAGGGATGCGCGGTTGAGGCAGTCCTCGGCCATGAGCACGGGCTCGCGGCCGGTGCGCTCTCCCACTTCGGCCGCGCGCCGGGAA is a genomic window of Desulfohalovibrio reitneri containing:
- the treY gene encoding malto-oligosyltrehalose synthase; the protein is MIPTATYRIQFTPTFGFDECRKILGYLSRLGVSHIYASPIFQARPGSDHGYDVCDHNAINPELGGEEALAELTRARKRRKLGWIQDIVPNHRAVFGGNRTLVDLLENGSRSRYFNFFDIDWNHPIESLRGRMLAPFLGDLFAHTLENGEITIGLDEDGFYVRYYELRLPLSLDSYADILSLNLRELKRRLGEDHPEYVKLLGLIYSVRSLGAAEIEEEYYEQISFIKRLLFEMAKPSKPVGRHVNDNLAIINGEKPRDEERPYDLLAELLAKQHFRLSFWKVASEELNYRRFFSINDLICLRVEDVDVFDHTHEMVLEKTAEGEFDGLRIDHVDGLYDPTGYLRRLRERAPNALLYVEKILCREGGEDEHLPGFWPIQGSTGYEFMNAACGLLTDPGGEEPFESFYREFTGLKQSLDDLAVDKKRVIVRRHMTGDVDNLARHVNAVASRDLRGFDITMNATREAIAEVLCRFPVYRTYASGEVFRPADMTYIRQAINSARRAKPDLRHEFDFLERFLLLRYDDRLDEESRREWIHFVMRFQQYSGPLMAKGHEDTLLYVYNRLLSSNEVGGSPENFARRPDDFAVFVRDRAEHWPRGMNATASHDNKRGEDARMRLAALSQLPEQWRQAALAMREAAAPLKGKAGGRRAPDGNDEYLVYQCLLSHWPWDKEEREGFADRLEAYLVKAIREAKEHSGWLTPDEDYERAMVEFARELLDAKKGKAFREIFEPLWERVSRAGAILSLSQTMLKAVCPGLPDVYQGCELWDFSFVDPDNRRPVDYGLRSRLLTELDKAEKEDREGLLAELLESPEDGRVKLFVLSRLLRLRAEMPDLFERGGFEPLILEGQQAGCAYGFARTGEGGTAVALLPRLFASAAGETRLPVGAFWGDTRVADMSEAADLEVPLRDIFTSREFSPSSSLYLSEALKEFPLALLVPAQ
- the treZ gene encoding malto-oligosyltrehalose trehalohydrolase; this translates as MRHGISKTDDGTWTFSLYAPNPERVELHVEGGPGTVAMNRGPDGFWRAEVPGPQAGARYAYVLDGGDKRPDPASHLQEEGVHGPSTLVAHDAFPWTDAGFVPPPREEWVIYELHVGTFTEEGTFQAAIKRLDYLTALGVTTVEVMPVAAFPGERNWGYDGVQPFAVQANYGGPEGFKAFVDAAHARGLAVVLDVVYNHLGPEGNYLREFGPYFTDRYQTPWGEAINFDGPGSDGVRAYFLDNLEHWLTRYHLDGLRLDAVFMIFDERPEHILAELSRRAAEVGERTGREPVLMAEDCLNRASLVRPRDSGGMGMQAMWADDFHHAVHSLLTGERGGYYIDYGALEQVARAMEDGWAYQGEYSPFRRRAHGEPCGHLPGESFVFCIQNHDQVGNRALGERLPSLVSFEACKLAAAALLTAPAVPLLFMGEEFGEDAPFLYFIDHGDKWLLDAVREGRAEEFADFFKDKEPPDPAAPETLAASRIAPEKRLTGRHAAMFAWYSRLLELRRTHQALRRPDKEHCRFWCFEREGLLAMRRGRPGERLLCLFNFSDKPASADPDAFLPGCRVLLDSSNDDFGGTGGEPGLLPPYSARIHEEQT
- a CDS encoding DUF3536 domain-containing protein: MNRYICIHGHFYQPPRENPWLEEVELQDSARPFHDWNERITAECYRPNTVSRILDDEHRIKEIVNNFEKMSFNVGPTLLAWMERKAPETLEAIVEADVRSRDRFGGHGSAMAQVYNHMIMPLAGERDRRTQVHWGMEDFRRRFGRDPEGMWLPETAVDLESLDILAEFGVKFTILAPNQVSGVRRLGSDSEFHDVSGDQADPTTPYVCKLPSGREIALFVYDGPISRELAFEGLLTSGETFRNRLMGAFTENGREWPQLVHIATDGETYGHHHRHGEMALSYALRLIEEDPEVGLINYGQYLEEHPPQYEIKIFENSSWSCVHGVERWKSDCGCNSGMHGDWHQKWRKPLRNAMNWLAGEAASIYEEQGPQLLRDPWKARDDYIHVLLDRSPENLDSFLSHHCTREVYGVERVRVLKLLELERYAQLIFTSCGWFFDEISGIETVQVIQYAVRAIQLAQELGAKDLSKKYVGRLSRAPSNVFSNGAEIYSKLAKPAQVDMHRVCAHYAMSALFAEEAEHADFACYQARSVHFHRLPAGRSNVAWGEARISSTVTTENEFFRFAVLTTGDHNVTCGVSSELDESAFKAMAKELSQAFEMGDMAEAIRTLDRHFGKQTYSVRHLFRDEQRKVVGRIIQPTLDEAEQSYRSVHDANYALLNFLHWLDMPVDSKLMDAAKHVVNADMLRLFEDSEMDVDRLRGLIEERNRLDLAVETETLQYVAAGWINRTMERLSEEQDPQAWMETATAVRNVMEALADLPLHLNLGRAENVFFDLARSNAPFPGGTGRAERAEVFARLGEMLKVRLP